The Gemmatimonadaceae bacterium DNA segment CGGCGCCCCCAAGCGATTCCGGTGTAGATGTTGCGCGTCCACAGTGCTGGGTCCACCTCGACGATGTCGAGCCAGCGACCCTCGGCATCAAACAGGTCGAAGCGCGTGCGCGACGTGTCGGCATCGCTGCGCAGCAGCCAGCGCCGCCCGGCATCGTCGACCTGCACGTGGTCGTAGGCGGGGCGCAGCGCGGGAATCAACGCCGAGTCGAAGGCGCGCCGCAGCGCGGCCTCGTCGCCGCCGGCCGCCCCGCGGCTCACCCACCCACGAATGGCTTCGTCATAGATGCGCTGCCGCTCGCCTGCGGAGACGGGTTCCGCCTGCCAACGCCTCCCGAACAGCGCGACCGTGTCGCGCCCCGTGCGCGTCGTGCGGAGCTGGTACTCGCCGCTCCAGCCGGTCACCAGCACGCCCGCGGGATCGACCGCGAAATGGGCGCGCGGTTGGAACGGAATCACGGTCGACATCCGCACCACGCCACCCTCGCGCAGCTGCCAGTACGGCGTCTCCGGGAGATCGCGCCGCTCGTACGCCCACAGCGTGTCCATCGGACCATCCAGCAGACCCACGCGGAGGTAGCCTTGCACGTACCGGTAGCCGGAATCCGGTGCCGAGAAGATGGTCCGCAGCCACGCCTGCCCGTGGACGTCGATGCCGATGGGCGCCCAGTGGCAGCAGGCCGAGCGCCGCGTCGTCACGAGCTCGCCGGTCCGCCAGTTCACCGTGCTCACCCGCGAGTTGCGCGGATCCTGCACCAGCATCGTGTCGCCGCGCAGCGCAATGAAGGCCGCACGGTACTCGCCGGGCCCCTCGCCGTTGCGTCCGATGGTGCGCAGGTGCTCGCCGGTCGGCGAGTACACCTTGACCTGCGCTGGATTCTGCTCCACCACGAGCAGGTGGCCGTCATCGGCGATGGCGAGCCCGGCCGGATTGAACAGTTCCCCCTCCGTTCCCTCGGGGGGCTGGATCTCGCGGCCCAGCACCAGCGACCAGCGGCCGGAGTCGATGGGCGCGGCGGACATCGTGCGCGGGATGCCGCCGGGCAGCGTGTCGACCGTCACGCCGCGGGCGAGGGCGTCGCCGCCGCCGCAGGCGGTCACGAGTGCCAGCAGTGCAGGGAGGATGGTGCGGTGGAGGAGTCGCATCGTCTCGGCGGTGTGGGGGCGAATCGTTTCCGTCCGGCGAATTGCGTGGCCGGGACACAGATGTGAGACACCAGTGGGGGCCTCGCGGTTGCGCGTCGCGGAATTTCGTTGCTCAGCGCACGGCCGTTGACGACTCCCGCAACTCATTACCTTTCTGCGGCTGATGACCCACGCTGCAACGGGCCCCCTCCGGCCCGACCTGATGGACCCACGGACCCTCGCGGCGCTCGGACGCCTCGAGGTCATCTCGCGTTGGCTCGTGGACGGCGTGATGACGGGCCTGCATCGCTCGCCCAAGAAGGGCTTCTCGGTGGAGTTCGCCGAGCATCGGCCCTATCAGCCCGGTGACGACCTCCGCTTTATGGACTGGAAGGTCGCCGCCCGCGCCGACAAGTGGCTCATCAAGCAATACGAGGAAGAGACGAACCTCCGTGCGACGCTCGTCCTCGACGTCTCCAAGTCGATGGACTGGGCCTCGGCCCCGACGCTGCTCACCAAACGTCGCTACGCCGAGCAGGTGGTGGCGGCCCTCGCCCTGCTGCTCCTGCGTCAGCGCGACGCCGTCGGCCTGATTCGCTTTGACGACGCGGTGCGAACCTCGATGCCGCCCGCGTCGCGACAGCTGCAGTTCACGCGCATTGTCGCGGCGCTGGGTGCGTCCGCGGCTGGCCCGGGGTCCGACGCCGGTGGCGCGCTGCGCCAGGCGGCGCAACTGGTGAAGCGCCGCGGGATGGTCGTGCTGGTCTCAGACCTGCTCGTGGAGCCGGACGAGGCAGAGGACGCCGTGCGCGTGCTCCGTGCCCAAGGCCACGACGTTGTCGTGCTGCACCTCCTCGATCCGGCCGAGCGGAGCTTCGCGATGCCCACCGGCGAGGCGCTGTTCGTGGATCCCGAGCAGGGCGATTCGCTCGCCGCGACGCCCTCGGAAGTGCGCGAGGCCTACGCGGAGACGGTCGCCGTCGCGCTGGACGAGTGGCGGGCCCGGTTCGCGGCCTCAGGCGCGAGCTATCAACCGGTGCTCACCTCCGAACCCTTCGGGGTCCCGTTGCGACACGCCTTCGCGCGGCGGCAACGGCAACCGTGAGTTTCCTCGCACCCTGGGCATTGTTGCTGGCGGCCGCGGCCGCCGTGCCGTTGCTGTTGCACCTGCTGCGCCGGCGCACCGGCACCCGCGTGGACTTTCCCGCCGTGCGCTACCTGTTGCGCGCCGAGAAGGAGCACGCGCGTGAGGTGCGCCTGCGCAACCTGCTGCTGATGCTCGTGCGCGTGGGCATCGTGCTCGCGGTCGCGCTGGCGCTGGCGCAGCCGGTGGGGCCGCTGCCAGGCTTCGGTCATCCGCCGACCGCCGTGGCCATCGTGCTCGACAACTCGGCGTCCACCGGCGCCGTGGGCGCGGATGGGCCGGCGTTGCGTGCGCTCGTGCGGGCAAGCCGGCGCGTGGTCGCCGCGGCCGGACGCAATGACGAAGTCACGTTGCTCACGGCCGACGGCATCGTGCGATTCGCCGCACCGAGCGTGCTCGACGCCGCGCTCGACTCACTCCTGCCGATGGACGGCGCAGGCGATATCAGCACGGCACTGCGGCGCGCCGAGGCCATCCTCGCCGCGAGCGCGTTGCCCGAACGCACAACGGTGCTGATCACGGACGCACAGGCATCAACCTGGAGAGGCGTGGAACTCCCCGCCGACGCCGCGCCGCGCCGCGTCTTCGTGCCGCGCGAGCCTCCGCCAGCCAACCGTGGCATCGCGACGCTGCTGGTGGAGCCGCCCTACTGGAGCCCGCGCGGCGGCGTACGCGCCACGCTCAGCGGTGACTCGGCATCGTGGCGTCTCGAAGTCGACGGGCGCACGGTTGCGCGCGGTCGCAGCGGCGACGGCGCCGCCATCGTCGCCCGCGCGCAGTCGGCCGCTCGTGGATGGATCCCCGGCGTGCTGGAGCTCGATGCCGATGAGTTCCGGGCCGATGACCGTCGCTTCTTCGCCGTGCACGTCGGCGATGCGCCGGCCGTCTCGGCGGACGCGAGCAGCCAGTTCCTGCGCGGCGCCGTGGCCGCCCTCGCCGACGCCGGACGCGTGCGCAGCGGCAATGCCGTCTTGGTCGGTGTAGCCGAGCGCGCGCGCCGGCCGGGTGTGTTCTTTGCGCCGAGCAATCCGCTGCAGCTCGCCGACGCCAATCGCGCGCTGGCGCGAGCCGGTATTCCGTGGCGCTACGGGGCACGGCAGTCTGGGCCTGCGCCGCTGCGTGGATCCGATGTAGATGGCGCGCGTGCACTCACTTGGTACGCCTTGGAGCGAGTGCCGGGGGCGAGCGTCAGCGACACACTCGCGCGCGTGGGTGCCGCGCCGTGGGCAGTGGCGGGCGATGGATACGTGCTCGTGGCGTCCCCGGCGGACCCTGAGGCCACCGACTTGGTACTGCGCGCGGCCTTCGTGCCGTGGCTGGACCGCTTGATCGCCGAGCGTCTGGGCTCGGCCGCTGGCGTGGCCCGCGATGTGGGCCCCGGTGCGATGGTCACGGTGCCCGCAGGCGTGGACGCGCTGGAAGCGCCGGATAGCTCGCGTCGCGCACTCACGGCCGGGTCAACTGTGCGTGCGCCCCTTGAAGCGGGTGTGTATTTCTGGCGTCGCGGCGGTGCGCGAGCGGGCGCCTTGGTCGTGAATCTCGAGCCCGCGGAGTCCGACCTCCGCCGTCTGCCCTCCGATTCGCTGGCCGTGCTGCTTGGCGCCGAGTCCGTGGCGGAGACGCCTGAACAGCTCGCCCGCGCCGCCTTCACCGCCGGGGCGCGCCGCGCCCTCGCGACTCCGTTGCTCTTCACGGCGCTGGTGCTGCTCCTGCTCGAGTCCTGGCTCGCGCGACGCGGACACACCGGCCGCGACCCCGACTGATGGCCCTGCCGATTCTCATCGAACGCCTCGCGGCACTGCCGGCGTTCACGCGACTGACCTCGACGCTTCCCACCAAGAACGGCCGCCAGGCCGTCGGGGGACTCGCGGGCTCGGCCGACGCCGTGCTCGTGGCCGCGCTCGCCGAGCGCGAGCCCAATCGTTTGTTCGTCGTCATCGCCGACCAGTTGCCGGACGCCGAGCGCTGGCACGCGGACCTGCAGTCGGTGTTCGGCGCGGAGGGCGTGGCGCTGTATCCGCCGCGTGAAGGCTTCGGGGAGATCGAGCCGCACGCCGAAGTCGCTGGCGAGCGCGTCGAGACGCTCGAAGCGCTTGCCAAGGGCGCGGTGCGCGTGCTGCTCACGACGGCGCGCGCGGTGCAGGAGCGCACGCGCCTGCCGCGCGCGCTGGCCGATGCGCGACTGGAGCTGCGCAAGGGCGACTCGTGGCGTCTCGAGGAACTGATGGCGCACCTCGAGTCGGTGGGCTTCGAGCGCGTGCCGCTGGTGGAGGACGTGGCGCAGTACTCGGTGCGCGGCGGCATCCTCGACGTGTACGGCTTCGGGATGTCCGATCCGGTGCGGCTCGAGTTCTGGGGCGACGACCTCGAGGAGCTGCGCGCCTTCGACGTGGCCACGCAACGCGCGACGGGGCCGGTGGAACGCTGCGTGATTCTCCCGGTCGAAGTACAGGGCGATGACGCTGAGGCGAAGTACGCCCGGGCCGCGCTCAGCGAGCTCTTCCCGCCGGGAAGCCTGCTGGTGCTGCCGCAGGGCGCGCATCCGCGCGAGGAGTTCGACCGCACCTGGAGCGAAGCCCAGCATCACCTGGAACTCGCGCGTCGCCGTGGCGAGGATGCCGCCCCGCGCGAGGAGTTGTTCCAGTCGCCGTCCGCGGCCGAGCAGGCGCTGCGCAGCTTCCCGGCGCTTGAGGTCATCGCCGCCAGCGAGGACGACCCGCGCGCCGTGGTCTTCCCGCTCTCGGCACCGGAGCCGGTCGAGCGCGATATGGCCAAGCTCGGCGCGATGGTCC contains these protein-coding regions:
- a CDS encoding DUF58 domain-containing protein → MTHAATGPLRPDLMDPRTLAALGRLEVISRWLVDGVMTGLHRSPKKGFSVEFAEHRPYQPGDDLRFMDWKVAARADKWLIKQYEEETNLRATLVLDVSKSMDWASAPTLLTKRRYAEQVVAALALLLLRQRDAVGLIRFDDAVRTSMPPASRQLQFTRIVAALGASAAGPGSDAGGALRQAAQLVKRRGMVVLVSDLLVEPDEAEDAVRVLRAQGHDVVVLHLLDPAERSFAMPTGEALFVDPEQGDSLAATPSEVREAYAETVAVALDEWRARFAASGASYQPVLTSEPFGVPLRHAFARRQRQP
- a CDS encoding VWA domain-containing protein, producing the protein MSFLAPWALLLAAAAAVPLLLHLLRRRTGTRVDFPAVRYLLRAEKEHAREVRLRNLLLMLVRVGIVLAVALALAQPVGPLPGFGHPPTAVAIVLDNSASTGAVGADGPALRALVRASRRVVAAAGRNDEVTLLTADGIVRFAAPSVLDAALDSLLPMDGAGDISTALRRAEAILAASALPERTTVLITDAQASTWRGVELPADAAPRRVFVPREPPPANRGIATLLVEPPYWSPRGGVRATLSGDSASWRLEVDGRTVARGRSGDGAAIVARAQSAARGWIPGVLELDADEFRADDRRFFAVHVGDAPAVSADASSQFLRGAVAALADAGRVRSGNAVLVGVAERARRPGVFFAPSNPLQLADANRALARAGIPWRYGARQSGPAPLRGSDVDGARALTWYALERVPGASVSDTLARVGAAPWAVAGDGYVLVASPADPEATDLVLRAAFVPWLDRLIAERLGSAAGVARDVGPGAMVTVPAGVDALEAPDSSRRALTAGSTVRAPLEAGVYFWRRGGARAGALVVNLEPAESDLRRLPSDSLAVLLGAESVAETPEQLARAAFTAGARRALATPLLFTALVLLLLESWLARRGHTGRDPD